A genomic stretch from Pantanalinema sp. includes:
- a CDS encoding response regulator transcription factor — protein MSAKILVVDDEPSIVKSIQYSLEKEGYQVTTATDGQAAVEAARREKPNLVILDVMLPSLDGYEVCRQIRAEMPIPIIMLTAKGEEIDKVVGLEIGADEYVTKPFSLRELLARVKALLRLVSRYSEAKQVQPDRIEIGDLVIDLTRHEVTLGPKVLNLTLKEYELLKLMALNANKVLSREFLIEQVWGYDFTGEGRTVDVHVHWLREKIEKDPNNPMRIQTVRGVGYRFERRVRAGEAK, from the coding sequence ATGTCCGCCAAGATTCTGGTCGTCGACGACGAGCCCTCGATCGTGAAGTCGATCCAGTACTCCCTCGAGAAGGAGGGGTACCAGGTCACGACGGCGACCGACGGCCAGGCCGCGGTCGAGGCTGCCCGCCGCGAGAAGCCCAACCTGGTCATCCTGGACGTGATGCTGCCGAGCCTCGACGGCTACGAAGTCTGCCGCCAGATCCGCGCCGAGATGCCGATCCCCATCATCATGCTCACCGCCAAGGGCGAAGAGATCGACAAGGTCGTGGGCCTCGAGATCGGCGCCGACGAGTACGTCACCAAGCCCTTCAGCCTCCGCGAGCTGCTGGCCCGCGTCAAGGCGCTCCTGCGCCTGGTGTCGCGCTACTCGGAAGCCAAGCAGGTGCAGCCCGATCGCATCGAGATCGGCGATCTGGTCATCGACCTGACCCGCCACGAGGTCACCCTGGGGCCCAAGGTCCTGAACCTCACCCTCAAGGAGTACGAGCTCCTCAAGCTGATGGCGCTGAACGCCAACAAGGTCCTCTCGCGCGAGTTCCTCATCGAGCAGGTGTGGGGCTACGACTTCACCGGCGAGGGCCGCACGGTGGACGTGCACGTCCACTGGCTGCGCGAGAAGATCGAGAAGGATCCCAACAACCCCATGCGCATCCAGACGGTGCGCGGGGTGGGCTACCGCTTCGAGCGCCGCGTCCGGGCCGGTGAGGCCAAGTAG